AACTGCACATAGTCATTTACGTAAGAAAATAGCTCTGTACAAGAGAAAAACCCATAGAAATGACTTCCTAAAGCCACATACCTGATTAAATTCATGGGCGTTGAATAGTCTCAACCAAGCAGGAGATATAAGGTCGGTTAATCCTCTGTAAAATGCATTTGAAAAGGGTACAATCTGCATTCAAAACATAGAACAACACGATCTCCTCATCACTCagtaagttttatttttacgGATGATTGACCTTAAATTAAACGGATAAAATAAGAGACGAGACCTGCCGGTTGAGTTTATAGTCGGCCATTGCATGAATATATTGCATTTTGTTCTCATTCGTTACTGAGATATCCTTCCCACCGGGTTTGAGCTCAATTACGCTCATTTTTCCACAAAACTCTTCAGTGACTGTGAAATCCAGACATAGTTCCTGTAAGTCACCCTCATATTGCTGCATACAACAAACAATAGTCTTGATCTCAGAAACACTCTTTTGTTACACTTAACTCAAGATTGAATTTTCTCCTATGAGGTGACAGATTTATCACCTGCGATGGTTTTTACCTTGATATACATAAGGTTCCTGTAGAGCTCCGGATCAAGCCCTGATAGTTCATCAATAAAGCTATAACGTCCCAATAGCTTCTGAATGAAAACGTGTGAAAAGGAGTAATCCAGAAGTATTCCTTCGTATAGAGCTTTTCCAACTATTCTTCCAAGAAACTCAATCATCTGAATCCCGTTCTCAAGGTACCGAGCAGATGGGCTGGGAACAAGCAACCTATCTGAAGTAGTGGTTTGCGAGAATAACCCATACCttgtgaaaaaaatagaatggacATGCCAATAAAACATAAGTTAACCCATTGGAAAAGTAACAAAACAGATTAGATTTAGAATAAAGTAATGCACAGAAGAGCTTACTCAGAAGCAAAAGCTGCTTTTGTTATGTCCGTCAGAAATTCTTTTGAAAGCCCACCATAGTCTAGGCCAGCCTCAGGAAGGCCAGACTCATTCACAAAGGAGACGTGAATGGAGGATTTTAGCCTGCTACCAATAGAATTCAATTGTCGAAATCCATCCTCAACCACATGACCTCTGCGAACGACTATCTCTATTGACCTCGCGCCAGGTGCATCCACTTCGCCAGCCATTTTCCTTGAAGCTTTATCCATGCTTATAAACTCTCTAAACACATGGACCCTGCATAGATAACAACACATTTAAATAAGCATAATTCAAAAGATAATGAAAAACGAGACAGGTAATAGTTAGTCATAAGTCATTGTAGCACAAAAGGACAAATAGGCTATAAAGCGAATCAGTGGGAAAGTACCTTTCTTCAAATGGAAAGACATGAGGAGTAATTGTTATAACAGAACCCATGCTTGGAGAAGTAAAAACATCACTGGTTGGTAAAACCTCATGAGTTCTTGCAGCAAATGCAATTGGAGGTCTACTAGTTCTACCAGGTGAGAGCCACAGGGCAGAAGGACAAAAAGGGTGCCTGCAATCTCTTTCATACAATAGATGCAAACATCTGATAGCAGAATCCATAAGTTGTCTATTCTCAGGACCTGTGCCCCGTAACAATCCATTGTACACGAGAGTGTTAAGCACTGACGCAATTCTCCGTTGTTTCTCTAGCGTAAAGGGGATCTGTATCATGCCAAAACAAACCTCAAGTAAATATCAGACTAATAACAAATAAGCTGCAGGAGACAATATTGTGTATTTTACCTGCTTTTCATAGAACTGTATGTCATCAAGAACCACGAGTAAATGCGCATAGGTTGCACAAAATAGATGAAGCAGGTATGACACATCTTTGGAGATACCTACAGGACCACCCCTAAGAGTTTGCACATCCCACCCATCATCGGTTGACTCATTAACCTGGCTTGATCCTGGCTGATCACTAGTACTCTCCACATGTTCCCGCGGTCCCGGTGATTTACCAGAAAATTTGTTAAGCACATTCACCCACTTGTTGACTCCGTCATTCTTAAGAtgcttttgtttcttctcagAAGGACTTCTTGTATTCCATGAAGCTTTAGCAGGTTTGCGTAATGATTCATCAGCAGTGCAACCATCTTCAGGGAGTAGGACACTCTCTAGAGAGCTCCATAAAGAGACAATGTATCCAGGACAGAAGGATAACATATTTAGAACAGGCAAAGGCCCTACAACAGGGTTCAGCACGCAGAAGATTCTCAACATACATGAATAGAATCGTGCAATGTCAAATAATTCTAATGTTTCTGATCCTTTTTCACTACTCGTTGATGCATCTTTATCTCCTACACGAGTTTCTTTTCCAGAAGCTGCCAACAGTTTTGCGAGATGCCACTGCTGACATACTGGTCGAAGCAATTCCACAAACGAAATCTTTACAGAATTTTTTCCTTTCTCAGTTTCATCCGCTGTGGCCTCCAAGTCAAGATGGCTATCCTGAGTTCCAACCTTTTCAACTTGAGACAAGAGATTCTCGGCGAGGGTCACAATAACATGAACATAAAAGACATAAAACATCTGTGGATTGGATTCTTGAGGGTCCATAAAATCATTCTCACTAACTGTTGCCAGGGATATGATATTCCCCATAGCCCATCCAACAGAAGGAATCTCAGTAGTGCAGCTTTGCTTCTCTAAATGCTCTATTTCCGATATTCGGGTCAACAGTTTGTCCCTCAAAATCTGTTGTCACCTGCCACACTTTAATAAGTCCTTCGATTGTTTGGTAAAATGCAATGGGTTCATCCAAACCCTTTCTCTATACATTTTCTTTGAAGACTTTAAAAAGAATCATTTGCTCTAACAAAATTTGATATGAGACTTACCAATAGAGTATGAAAGCTTGGCATTAGTATGCTCTTGTGCTTCAGTGCACGTATGAGAGCGCTTGGCAGGCAGCAAACCAGTCGAGGAATTGTAAGTATTAAAGAAACATATTCTTCAACAGCCAAATTCGTGTCTAGCTGACTGTCACCAACAAAAGCAGGTTGTCTCGCATGGAATGGTCGTAGAGCCAAAGTTACTGCACTTGTAGTAATCAACAGTCTCTCATCTGTATTTTTGGTTAATGACTTGATATATCTTCTAACTGCTGTGTAATATCCACTTTTAGAGCTCCCTATAAACTGAACGACCATTTTCCCAACTGTTTCTGCATCTTCAAAGCTTTCTTTTGAGAGAATCTTCCAGATTTTGGGATCAGTTAAAACAATAAGGATGCGTAGTAAAAGGGCACTGACACCAAGAACATCTTTTAGCCTTTCCTGTGAGTAACTACACTCCGTGAGAAGGAAAGAGCAGAGAGACACCAGTCTTCGTGTTTGACAGGCCCATGTTTTACTCTCTTCAGAAGTACCAACTGCTAGTGAGCAAAAGTTGTACCCTTGATCTGCAACAGACAATAACAAGTTTTACAAATCCACTTTAATTTgcaataaaatgaaaacaatcaTACCATTAGAGTTGATGCTTTCCAATAGAATCTTAAAGCAAGTGTGCATGCACTGTACATCTCTTGGCTCTATCTTCTGTTGCTGGACACACAAAGATCTGATAAAGAAGAGGAAAGGTCTCAACACTCTACTTGACACCCAACTCTTAGTCAATGTATCAGAATGGCAACTCAGCGAACTCTCCCACTCTTCCTGGATCACAAAAGCTGCTCTCTTTCTCACAATGTACGACCTCCAAACTCTCTACAACAGTTATAAAGTTAATTAAACCAAAAGATTCCAACTAAGTGAagcagaaagagagagagagagaggacctGAATGAAAATGGCAGCAGCATTAGCACGTCTGGCGTAACTGCGAAGCTCCCTTGCTTGTGAGACTTTAGCAAGCAAAGCATCTCTTGACATCTCCTCACTGCTGGCGCCTCTGAGGGAGACCTGATTAATGAGAACAATCACACAGATCCATCATCATGCACCAATTCGATAGCGAATTGAAAAATAAAGTAGATGATCGgaatgaggaggaggaggaggaggtacCTTGTGTTTTCGATTAAGGTCCATTGGAGGCTAAAATTTGATCtccgatcttcttcttcttcttctttgcgtATAGGCTTTGGATTGACGTTCTAAGGATACAATAGCATCTCCGATGTACACCTCTATTTTTTCCTATGAAATAGAGAGACTCTGTTATAGAGATAATAGGTGGATTTGCTGTAATGTATGcttttataatagagtttttctattctaaaggaaaatatagaggaattctattttttatctctatatttagagatggaaatagcatatctctatattttcctctataaatagaggaactctCAAATAAACCTTTTGTTCATGATTACATGGGTACTATTTCTTATGTGACAACTGACAACTCCACAATTCACCTTACACCATTTTTTCAAAAGCCCATCATTACTTAGAATATTTACCTCTCATGCCATTTTAATagataaactagattttgatccgcgctttggaagcgcggaatattttacgatgaaaaatttcactagtaacttaataaatattttggtaatttttaaagagtgtgtatttaaaatatttttgcatttaaatcagtatttctaaattcaacccgattgtgattataccggttaatccggagatctgacaattcagtttaagtttttaaaatattaatattaaaaaaataactaaaactctagactaaccgattgaactgatggatgaccgatatgtaatctaatttgatttaaattgtaatagtttcataattttaatcttataatccaaattttaaagtttattattttgcaatttatgaaattatgatatttctacaaaattttaaagagaaaatgatatatataaaataactaagattaattattgtattgtttggaaacattgataatagtataaaaatatattgtttggaaacattgatagtagtataaaaaaataagtatattgtttggaaacatggatagtagtataaagaaaggaacattagtgatttaatgtaggtttaactataaagtataaaaatgtatttaatttaaaaaacttacaaaataaatgttaggtccaatagaatgtttctgttttaataagatagatgttataTGCCTCATATTGAATGTTATTCATATTTACGTAACGTGCTTTGCTATTTATGAAATGTGCACTCACATTGCTAAACTATAAACTACATTTTATATaccttatatttttatatttgttatatttcaTGTTTGTTatacttcttttatattttatgtttatcataattttaatattttatgatacaatattgtaatattaaatacataatttatacTACACCCATGTGGATAGTAATCCAATGACAAATTGTTTTCATGATATTTAATGCTCTCAGATGATATATTATATGATACTAacatatatattctatatatgtttttattttatgttttttataaactatgataattattataatGCTCGCAGGttatcatataaattaatacaATGCTCATactaacataatatatatatatattaacttttcgTAATGATCCGTAACATGGAGTAGTGTCCATGTTAATGTTGAAAAGCTAGAATACGATTTAAGTTTTCTTTCCATGTATTATTTTGCTATGTTAATGGGTGAATAAAAAGTAAGTAGATATGTAATGGTATAAATTGTGATCAAATTGATTTGTTTCAGAAAGTTACGGCTTTAAAAATATGGTtgattcaagtttttttaaGGAAAGTATTTATGtctaaatatattcaaataatgtgtCTAAGACTCAAAATTGATTccacttttgaaaaaaaatcatgcaTTTATTCGTAAATCCTATTAGGACGTTGCCATTTAGGCGATGATTGTCATCTCATGGTccgaaataatattttctttcttaattaTTAATCAATTTGGGATTGTCTACGTTAATCACAGCTCGATAATTAGTAATTAACATCTTAATTAGATATCAATATTTCCGCACACTTAGTAAATTCGACGTACTATATATATAGCCTACCTACACTATATGATCACCTCCATCACAATCTTAACACCTCAAAAATATCACTCAAAATGCAAGGcttgaattttatctctgattTAAAACTAAAGAAGTCTCTATGGAAGATTAAGGTGAAAGTCATTTGACTTTGGAAATAATATTCGACTGCTGGTAGAGAGactatataaatgatttttgttgatgaaaaagtaagttataaaaattagatttctGTACTTATACTAGAATTTCctatgatttttgtttatactagatttttgttaaaaaaaaaaattatgttccTTATGAGCGTTGGTCTCATCCTCCATTTAAACAAactttctgaatttttttataaagctTATATTATATTAACTGCAGCATTATACGTATatctctttttattatttgagcCATACTTTTAGTTGCTAACCTTTACTTAATGTGTGAtcttaaaaaatatcattttttaggTGGCACCACCATAATGCCTCTCACAATGATTATTGaataactctttttttcttaGACTAATTACATGTTATGCCATTGTCAATTATATCATCTacaaaattattatagtataatcatatccagaatatatatatgtgtgacGTTATATATTGTTATAATCATTTACAAATGGGATATCAATCTAGGTTATTTGACAGAAGTCAGGGTTACCTATACTAATTCATGTCCTATAAGATCTGCTAAAGTGTTCATATTATtctaaaacatattttcatgaATGAAAGTCAAGCAAACATAAAATGATAGAATAATCGAATCagcacatatatatagtttaacatTATCAGTTGATTTTACAAAACATAACATTTCAAGTTAAATATGATACAATATAATTATTTGACTCAAACGTATGAgttagtataaatatttgcaCTTAATTTAGTTTTTGAATGTTAGATTCAAAcgtatatattacatttatccCTTATATAAACACCAGAAACAGATCTTCTTATGGAATATGCATTTTTATTAGTGCCTAATTAATAAGTAGTATGCACAGaagtgaaaaaatatatttaacatcTTTTATACCTAAACTAGATTCGATTAGGGActggaaaatataaatgattCGTAACTGTACGCTTCCATAAAACGTGCACgagaaatttattttgataaataaatgcAGTGATGGTAAAGTCTTGAGTGATTGTAAAATCTTGAGTGATTGTCAATACATTTTAAAAGAGTTCCATATTAAAAGTCTTGCAATCTCTTAACTTTTGCATCAAAATCTTTTGAATACAAAATTAACTTTAGagtcaaatattatttttaatatgaactTCCTTTATTTTGTCCATCAGCATATAATATTGTCCATAATTATTGGGTAAATAGAAATGTCATTACATTGTCCTAAACCATTTTAAAAACAACCTTTAGTTCATGTGTTTATAACCAATTTGCCATTACTTACTTGGCATCACCACATTTCACCTTAGACTCTTTTCAAAAAACACCTTTGTTGCCTAGAGTATTTACTTTTTATGccattacatatattatatgctTTATATAATTACTATATGATAGTTTCGTATAGCCAAATATGGAAATAAAAGTTAATGGTTTGGCAATCACTAGATAGTTTAAATATGGAAGATGGCTGTGACATACAATCCACATTCCATATTAACAATTTAAcaattgttataaatattgtagtgatgtctatatggaaagtcctagatatacttgttccccactccaagttaagctttgtctccgagctattgtatcctatataaggagatcattattcatggaataagacacaccaattcctctcttctcttctctaattctcttcttacttacaacacgttatcagcacgagtcTCTAATCACTTGAGTTAAAAAGCTTTAGCAAACGATTTCATTTTGTCCTTGATACAAAGTTTCTTTGTTTTCGTTCAAGGACATCATCGTTGAAATTTCGTTTGTTAGTAGTATTTCTTATTAGCATGAAACCTTAGCTAACAagcaaaaccctaa
The genomic region above belongs to Raphanus sativus cultivar WK10039 unplaced genomic scaffold, ASM80110v3 Scaffold2094, whole genome shotgun sequence and contains:
- the LOC130505206 gene encoding E3 ubiquitin-protein ligase UPL7 isoform X2, yielding MDLNRKHKVSLRGASSEEMSRDALLAKVSQARELRSYARRANAAAIFIQRVWRSYIVRKRAAFVIQEEWESSLSCHSDTLTKSWVSSRVLRPFLFFIRSLCVQQQKIEPRDVQCMHTCFKILLESINSNDQGYNFCSLAVGTSEESKTWACQTRRLVSLCSFLLTECSYSQERLKDVLGVSALLLRILIVLTDPKIWKILSKESFEDAETVGKMVVQFIGSSKSGYYTAVRRYIKSLTKNTDERLLITTSAVTLALRPFHARQPAFVGDSQLDTNLAVEEYVSLILTIPRLVCCLPSALIRALKHKSILMPSFHTLLILRDKLLTRISEIEHLEKQSCTTEIPSVGWAMGNIISLATVSENDFMDPQESNPQMFYVFYVHVIVTLAENLLSQVEKVGTQDSHLDLEATADETEKGKNSVKISFVELLRPVCQQWHLAKLLAASGKETRVGDKDASTSSEKGSETLELFDIARFYSCMLRIFCVLNPVVGPLPVLNMLSFCPGYIVSLWSSLESVLLPEDGCTADESLRKPAKASWNTRSPSEKKQKHLKNDGVNKWVNVLNKFSGKSPGPREHVESTSDQPGSSQVNESTDDGWDVQTLRGGPVGISKDVSYLLHLFCATYAHLLVVLDDIQFYEKQIPFTLEKQRRIASVLNTLVYNGLLRGTGPENRQLMDSAIRCLHLLYERDCRHPFCPSALWLSPGRTSRPPIAFAARTHEVLPTSDVFTSPSMGSVITITPHVFPFEERVHVFREFISMDKASRKMAGEVDAPGARSIEIVVRRGHVVEDGFRQLNSIGSRLKSSIHVSFVNESGLPEAGLDYGGLSKEFLTDITKAAFASEYGLFSQTTTSDRLLVPSPSARYLENGIQMIEFLGRIVGKALYEGILLDYSFSHVFIQKLLGRYSFIDELSGLDPELYRNLMYIKVKTIAAI
- the LOC130505206 gene encoding E3 ubiquitin-protein ligase UPL7 isoform X1; its protein translation is MDLNRKHKVSLRGASSEEMSRDALLAKVSQARELRSYARRANAAAIFIQRVWRSYIVRKRAAFVIQEEWESSLSCHSDTLTKSWVSSRVLRPFLFFIRSLCVQQQKIEPRDVQCMHTCFKILLESINSNDQGYNFCSLAVGTSEESKTWACQTRRLVSLCSFLLTECSYSQERLKDVLGVSALLLRILIVLTDPKIWKILSKESFEDAETVGKMVVQFIGSSKSGYYTAVRRYIKSLTKNTDERLLITTSAVTLALRPFHARQPAFVGDSQLDTNLAVEEYVSLILTIPRLVCCLPSALIRALKHKSILMPSFHTLLILRDKLLTRISEIEHLEKQSCTTEIPSVGWAMGNIISLATVSENDFMDPQESNPQMFYVFYVHVIVTLAENLLSQVEKVGTQDSHLDLEATADETEKGKNSVKISFVELLRPVCQQWHLAKLLAASGKETRVGDKDASTSSEKGSETLELFDIARFYSCMLRIFCVLNPVVGPLPVLNMLSFCPGYIVSLWSSLESVLLPEDGCTADESLRKPAKASWNTRSPSEKKQKHLKNDGVNKWVNVLNKFSGKSPGPREHVESTSDQPGSSQVNESTDDGWDVQTLRGGPVGISKDVSYLLHLFCATYAHLLVVLDDIQFYEKQIPFTLEKQRRIASVLNTLVYNGLLRGTGPENRQLMDSAIRCLHLLYERDCRHPFCPSALWLSPGRTSRPPIAFAARTHEVLPTSDVFTSPSMGSVITITPHVFPFEERVHVFREFISMDKASRKMAGEVDAPGARSIEIVVRRGHVVEDGFRQLNSIGSRLKSSIHVSFVNESGLPEAGLDYGGLSKEFLTDITKAAFASEYGLFSQTTTSDRLLVPSPSARYLENGIQMIEFLGRIVGKALYEGILLDYSFSHVFIQKLLGRYSFIDELSGLDPELYRNLMYIKQYEGDLQELCLDFTVTEEFCGKMSVIELKPGGKDISVTNENKMQYIHAMADYKLNRQIVPFSNAFYRGLTDLISPAWLRLFNAHEFNQLLSGGNHDIDVDDLRRNTKYTGGYTDSSRTIKIFWEVMKGFEPSERCMLLKFVTSCSRAPLLGFKYLQPTFIIHKVSCDTSLWAAIGGQDVERLPSASTCYNTLKLPTYKRASTMREKLLYAITSNAGFELS